A single region of the Roseivivax sp. THAF197b genome encodes:
- a CDS encoding biotin carboxylase N-terminal domain-containing protein yields the protein MFRKILIANRGEIACRIIETARRMGVATVAVFSDADRDARHVSLADAAVHIGGAAPSESYLRGDAIIAAARATGVEAIHPGYGFLSENPDFVDAVEAAGLVFIGPSAAAIRKMGLKDAAKALMEEAGVPVVPGYHGAEQEAGLLKQEAAKIGYPVLIKAVAGGGGKGMRAVEEESGFDEALASARAEARGAFSNDAVLIEKFVTQPRHIEVQVFGDGASAVHLYERDCSLQRRHQKVIEEAPAPGMTPEMRAAMGAAAVRAAEAIGYKGAGTVEFIVDGGGGLSPDGFFFMEMNTRLQVEHPVTEAVTGVDLVEWQLRVAAGEGLPLAQADIPLRGHAFEARLYAEDVPKGFLPATGRLDHLVFAPGARADTGVRAGDTISPHYDPMIAKLITYGPTRAVALAQLARALDETQVAGTVTNLAFLGALARHEGFAAGEVDTGLIGRDLEALTAVASPGPEIWAEAALCAAGLDGEAASDQGFTLWQPLTQTVMLAREGADPVTLRLSPDGPDRVRVAMPEGTVLAERRAGRWHFGDAPARGAVRHGGRVTVFADYGQGFAVIDPLDRAAAAQSADVIEAPMPGRVARVLVGAGDTVAAGDRLAVLEAMKMEHALKAGRDGTIAEVLVAEGDQVEAGAALLRLASDDEAAA from the coding sequence ATGTTCCGTAAGATCCTGATCGCCAATCGCGGCGAAATCGCCTGCCGGATCATCGAGACCGCCCGGCGCATGGGCGTGGCGACCGTGGCGGTGTTCTCGGATGCTGACCGCGACGCGCGGCATGTGAGCCTCGCGGATGCGGCGGTGCATATCGGGGGCGCGGCGCCCTCCGAGAGTTACCTGCGGGGCGACGCCATCATCGCGGCGGCGCGTGCAACCGGCGTCGAGGCCATCCATCCGGGCTACGGGTTTCTGTCGGAGAACCCCGATTTCGTGGATGCGGTGGAGGCGGCAGGGCTCGTCTTCATCGGGCCGTCCGCGGCGGCAATCCGCAAGATGGGTCTCAAGGATGCCGCCAAGGCCTTGATGGAGGAGGCGGGCGTGCCCGTCGTGCCGGGCTATCACGGTGCCGAACAGGAGGCGGGCCTTCTGAAACAGGAGGCGGCGAAGATCGGCTACCCGGTCCTGATCAAGGCCGTGGCGGGGGGCGGCGGCAAGGGCATGCGCGCCGTCGAGGAGGAAAGCGGCTTCGACGAGGCGCTGGCCTCGGCCCGGGCAGAGGCCAGGGGCGCATTCAGCAATGACGCGGTGTTGATCGAGAAATTCGTCACGCAGCCGCGCCATATCGAGGTGCAGGTTTTCGGCGACGGGGCGTCTGCCGTTCACCTTTACGAAAGAGATTGTTCGCTACAACGGCGCCATCAGAAAGTTATAGAGGAGGCTCCGGCCCCCGGCATGACGCCGGAGATGCGCGCGGCGATGGGTGCGGCTGCGGTGCGTGCGGCCGAAGCGATCGGGTACAAGGGCGCGGGCACGGTCGAATTCATCGTCGATGGGGGAGGCGGGCTCAGTCCCGACGGCTTCTTCTTCATGGAGATGAACACGCGGTTGCAGGTCGAGCATCCCGTGACCGAGGCCGTGACCGGCGTGGACCTCGTGGAATGGCAGCTGCGGGTCGCGGCCGGAGAGGGCTTGCCGCTGGCACAGGCGGACATCCCGCTCCGTGGCCATGCCTTCGAGGCGCGGCTTTATGCCGAGGACGTGCCAAAGGGGTTCCTGCCCGCGACAGGGCGGCTCGATCATCTGGTCTTCGCGCCGGGCGCGCGGGCGGATACCGGCGTGCGCGCGGGAGACACGATCAGCCCGCATTACGACCCGATGATCGCAAAGCTGATCACCTATGGGCCGACCCGCGCCGTGGCCCTGGCCCAGCTGGCGCGTGCGCTGGACGAGACGCAGGTGGCGGGCACCGTGACCAACCTCGCCTTCCTTGGAGCGCTTGCACGGCATGAGGGGTTCGCGGCTGGCGAGGTCGATACCGGCCTCATCGGGCGCGATCTGGAGGCGCTGACCGCTGTGGCGTCGCCCGGTCCGGAGATTTGGGCCGAGGCCGCGCTGTGTGCCGCAGGCCTTGATGGAGAGGCCGCTTCGGATCAGGGCTTCACGCTGTGGCAGCCGCTGACCCAGACGGTCATGCTGGCGCGGGAAGGGGCCGATCCGGTCACACTCCGCCTGTCGCCCGACGGGCCCGATCGCGTGCGGGTGGCCATGCCCGAGGGGACCGTCCTCGCTGAACGGCGTGCGGGGCGCTGGCATTTCGGGGACGCGCCTGCCCGCGGGGCCGTTCGCCATGGCGGCCGTGTGACGGTGTTTGCCGATTACGGCCAGGGGTTCGCGGTCATCGATCCGCTGGACCGCGCTGCCGCCGCGCAATCGGCGGATGTGATCGAGGCACCGATGCCGGGCCGGGTCGCGCGCGTGCTCGTGGGCGCGGGCGATACGGTCGCTGCAGGCGACCGGCTCGCGGTGCTTGAGGCGATGAAGATGGAACATGCGCTGAAGGCGGGCCGTGACGGCACCATCGCGGAGGTGCTTGTGGCCGAAGGCGATCAGGTCGAGGCGGGGGCGGCGCTCCTGCGGCTGGCCTCGGATGACGAGGCGGCCGCATGA
- a CDS encoding glutathione S-transferase family protein — protein sequence MIRLHHVPLGRSFRVMWLLEELGLEYEVVYYSIRDGSLRTPEFLALSPAGRVPALELDGAVLVESGAILQVLCERHPDKGLAPEPGTPERAQYLEMLHYSETVGSLVENLNLNRVFLRDPADASPVVIKLLTARLRAALAAIDRRMEHDHLLPSGFSAADIMFAYGFELARYYVHMEDFPTLMAYWDRLRARPGYSAAKARDGAQDLYDREFYPLPEAVK from the coding sequence ATGATCCGGCTGCATCACGTACCACTTGGGCGGTCTTTCCGGGTGATGTGGCTTCTGGAGGAGTTGGGCCTCGAATACGAGGTCGTCTATTACTCGATCCGCGACGGCTCCCTGCGCACGCCCGAGTTCCTGGCGCTGTCGCCTGCGGGTCGCGTGCCCGCGCTGGAGCTTGATGGTGCGGTCCTGGTCGAAAGCGGCGCGATCCTGCAGGTTTTGTGCGAACGCCACCCGGATAAGGGCCTTGCCCCGGAGCCCGGCACGCCGGAACGGGCCCAGTATCTGGAAATGCTGCATTATTCCGAAACCGTCGGATCGCTTGTCGAGAACCTGAACCTAAACCGCGTCTTCCTGCGCGATCCCGCCGATGCCTCGCCCGTGGTCATCAAGCTCCTGACCGCACGGCTGCGCGCCGCACTTGCTGCGATCGACCGGCGGATGGAGCACGATCACCTTCTGCCATCGGGGTTTTCCGCCGCCGACATCATGTTCGCCTACGGGTTTGAGCTGGCGCGGTACTATGTCCATATGGAGGACTTCCCGACATTGATGGCCTATTGGGACCGGCTGCGCGCGCGGCCCGGCTACAGCGCGGCCAAGGCGCGAGACGGCGCGCAGGATCTCTACGACCGCGAGTTTTATCCGCTGCCCGAGGCAGTCAAGTGA
- a CDS encoding hydroxymethylglutaryl-CoA lyase gives MTGFVEIFEVGPRDGLQNEKAAISVADKVRLIDTLSDAGFRRIEVASFVSPKWVPQMAASGEVLAAITRKPGVSYAALTPNMRGLDAAIAARADEVAIFGSASEGFSKANINASIAESLERFAPVAEAARNAGIPVRGYVSCVVECPYDGPVAPEATARVVAALRDMGVYEVSLGDTIGQGRPEAVDAMLTAVLDEIPAAQLAGHFHDTSGRALENIEVALSHGLRVFDAAVGGLGGCPYAPGAAGNVATEAVHDRLTALGYETGLDRDVLNEAANIARDLRAGGNGHG, from the coding sequence GTGACCGGCTTCGTCGAAATCTTCGAGGTCGGGCCGCGCGACGGGCTGCAGAACGAGAAGGCCGCCATCTCGGTGGCCGACAAGGTGCGCCTGATCGATACGCTGAGCGATGCGGGCTTTCGGCGGATCGAAGTAGCCTCTTTCGTCAGTCCCAAATGGGTGCCGCAGATGGCCGCATCGGGAGAGGTTCTGGCAGCGATCACGCGCAAGCCGGGCGTGTCCTACGCGGCCTTGACGCCCAACATGCGCGGGCTGGACGCGGCAATTGCCGCGCGCGCCGACGAGGTGGCGATCTTCGGCTCGGCCTCAGAGGGCTTTTCGAAGGCCAATATCAACGCCAGCATCGCCGAAAGTCTGGAGCGGTTCGCGCCCGTGGCGGAGGCCGCGCGGAATGCAGGCATTCCGGTGCGCGGCTACGTGTCGTGCGTCGTCGAGTGCCCTTATGACGGGCCGGTCGCGCCTGAAGCCACGGCCCGGGTCGTCGCGGCCCTGCGCGACATGGGCGTCTACGAGGTCAGCCTTGGCGACACGATAGGGCAGGGGCGGCCGGAGGCGGTCGATGCAATGCTGACGGCCGTGTTGGACGAGATCCCGGCTGCGCAACTGGCCGGGCATTTTCACGACACGTCTGGCCGCGCGCTCGAGAATATCGAGGTGGCGCTCAGCCATGGCCTGCGCGTGTTCGATGCCGCCGTGGGCGGGCTTGGCGGCTGCCCCTATGCGCCGGGGGCTGCGGGCAATGTCGCAACCGAAGCGGTGCATGACCGGCTGACGGCCCTCGGTTACGAGACCGGGCTCGACCGGGATGTGCTCAACGAGGCGGCGAATATCGCGCGCGACCTGCGCGCGGGGGGGAATGGACATGGCTGA
- a CDS encoding crotonase/enoyl-CoA hydratase family protein: MAEFIRTDRDDRGVATLWLARPEKHNALSAQMMTELEAEAQALAADPECRVVILAGEGPTFCAGGDLAWMRAQRGMDAETRKRESRRIATALGALANLPQPLIGRIHANAFGGGVGLASVCDVAIGVSGAKMGLTETRLGLLPANIGPYVVARMGAARAREVFMNARIFDAEEAVRLNLLTRAVPPEALDDAVEAEVAPYLDCAPGAVAAAKALLGDLAGRVGSAEVDAAIDALALRWETDEAQEGLDAFFEKRKPRWRS; this comes from the coding sequence ATGGCTGAATTCATCCGAACCGATCGGGACGACCGGGGCGTGGCAACGCTATGGCTCGCGCGGCCCGAGAAGCATAACGCGCTGTCCGCCCAGATGATGACGGAGCTTGAGGCCGAAGCGCAGGCGCTTGCCGCCGATCCGGAATGCCGCGTCGTGATCCTCGCGGGCGAAGGGCCAACGTTTTGCGCAGGCGGCGATCTCGCCTGGATGCGGGCGCAACGCGGCATGGATGCCGAGACCCGCAAGCGCGAAAGCCGCCGCATCGCCACGGCACTCGGAGCGTTGGCAAACCTGCCGCAGCCGCTGATCGGCCGCATTCACGCCAATGCCTTCGGGGGCGGTGTGGGGCTGGCATCGGTTTGCGATGTGGCGATCGGCGTGAGCGGCGCGAAGATGGGACTGACCGAGACGCGGCTTGGCCTGCTGCCTGCCAATATCGGGCCTTATGTCGTGGCGCGGATGGGGGCGGCGCGGGCGCGCGAGGTCTTCATGAATGCGCGCATCTTCGACGCGGAGGAGGCGGTGCGCCTCAACCTTCTGACCCGCGCGGTGCCGCCCGAGGCGCTCGATGACGCGGTGGAAGCGGAGGTGGCGCCCTATCTTGACTGCGCGCCGGGGGCGGTCGCGGCGGCCAAGGCCTTGCTTGGCGATCTTGCGGGCCGGGTCGGTTCGGCGGAGGTCGATGCCGCCATTGATGCGCTGGCGCTCCGCTGGGAAACCGACGAGGCGCAGGAAGGGCTGGATGCGTTCTTCGAGAAGCGCAAACCCCGCTGGCGCAGTTGA
- a CDS encoding NADH-quinone oxidoreductase subunit A: protein MDELLREYLPILVFLAIAIGLGLVLILAAVVIAVRNPDPEKVSAYECGFNAFDDARMKFDVRFYLVSILFIIFDLEIAFLFPWAVAFSDISMTAFWSMMVFLGVLTIGFAYEWKKGALEWE from the coding sequence GTGGATGAGTTGCTGAGAGAATATCTCCCGATCCTCGTGTTCCTGGCCATCGCCATCGGCCTCGGCCTCGTGCTGATCCTGGCCGCCGTGGTGATCGCGGTACGCAACCCCGATCCCGAGAAGGTGTCGGCTTATGAATGCGGCTTCAACGCCTTCGACGATGCGCGGATGAAGTTCGATGTGCGATTCTACCTCGTGTCGATCCTGTTCATCATCTTCGATCTGGAGATCGCGTTCCTGTTTCCCTGGGCGGTGGCCTTCTCGGATATCTCGATGACCGCGTTCTGGTCGATGATGGTCTTCCTCGGAGTGCTCACGATCGGCTTTGCCTATGAATGGAAGAAAGGGGCCCTCGAATGGGAGTGA
- a CDS encoding NADH-quinone oxidoreductase subunit B family protein yields MTGANTAGADREVAVQNLNRELTDKGFLLTSTEDIINWARTGSLHWMTFGLACCAVEMMQTSMPRYDAERFGVAPRASPRQSDLMIVAGTLTNKMAPALRKVYDQMPEPRYVISMGSCANGGGYYHYSYSVVRGCDRIVPVDVYVPGCPPTAEALLYGILALQRKIRRTGTLTR; encoded by the coding sequence ATGACAGGTGCGAACACGGCGGGTGCTGACCGCGAAGTCGCCGTTCAGAACCTCAACCGGGAACTGACCGACAAGGGCTTCCTGCTGACCTCCACGGAGGACATCATCAACTGGGCGCGCACCGGCTCGCTGCACTGGATGACCTTCGGTCTGGCGTGCTGCGCGGTCGAGATGATGCAGACCTCGATGCCGCGCTATGACGCCGAACGCTTCGGTGTGGCGCCGCGCGCCTCCCCGCGCCAGTCCGACCTGATGATCGTCGCGGGCACGCTCACGAACAAGATGGCGCCCGCGCTCCGCAAGGTCTACGACCAGATGCCCGAGCCGCGTTACGTGATCTCGATGGGCTCCTGCGCCAATGGCGGCGGCTATTATCACTACAGCTACAGCGTCGTGCGCGGCTGCGACCGGATCGTGCCCGTCGATGTCTACGTGCCGGGCTGCCCGCCCACGGCGGAGGCGCTGCTTTACGGCATCCTCGCGCTGCAGCGGAAGATCCGCCGCACTGGCACGCTGACCCGCTAA
- a CDS encoding NADH-quinone oxidoreductase subunit C produces MSTAMQELGGYIEAKRPDCVVSWEVTRGELVVHVAPANIRGLVEWLKTEPTCRFSTLIDITAVDYPERAKRFDVVYHFLSMHQNHRIRLKVAVREEDIVQSITSVHPSADWFEREIFDMFGILFSGHPDLRRLLTDYGFRGHPLRKDFPTTGYVEVRYDEVQKRVVYEPVSLVQEYRQFDFMSPWEGADYVLPGDEKSDVPAGDKA; encoded by the coding sequence ATGAGCACCGCAATGCAAGAACTCGGCGGCTATATCGAGGCCAAGCGCCCCGATTGCGTCGTCTCCTGGGAGGTCACCCGCGGCGAGCTCGTGGTCCACGTGGCGCCTGCGAATATTCGCGGCCTCGTGGAGTGGCTCAAGACGGAGCCGACCTGCCGGTTCTCCACGCTGATCGACATCACGGCGGTGGATTACCCCGAGCGTGCCAAGCGTTTCGACGTGGTCTACCACTTCCTGTCGATGCATCAGAACCACCGGATTCGCCTGAAGGTCGCGGTGCGCGAAGAGGATATCGTGCAGTCGATCACCTCCGTGCATCCCTCGGCCGATTGGTTCGAGCGCGAGATTTTCGACATGTTCGGCATCCTGTTCTCGGGCCATCCGGACCTGCGGCGCCTGCTGACGGATTACGGCTTCCGCGGGCATCCGCTGCGCAAGGACTTCCCGACGACGGGCTATGTCGAAGTGCGCTACGACGAAGTGCAGAAGCGCGTCGTCTATGAGCCCGTGAGCCTCGTGCAGGAATACCGCCAGTTCGACTTCATGAGCCCCTGGGAAGGTGCGGATTACGTGCTTCCCGGTGACGAGAAATCGGACGTTCCGGCCGGAGACAAGGCCTGA
- a CDS encoding NADH-quinone oxidoreductase subunit D, with protein MDGSKFDDAQTQEQRIRNFNINFGPQHPAAHGVLRLVLELDGEIVERCDPHIGLLHRGTEKLMESRTYLQNLPYFDRLDYVGTMNQEHGWCLAIEKLTGVEVPRRAQLIRVLFCEVGRILNHLLNVTTQAMDVGALTPPLWGFEEREKLMQFYERASGARLHAAYFRPGGVHQDLPPELLDDMEAWCDPFLSVLDDIDGLLTENRIFKQRNVDIGVISEEEAQDWAFSGVMVRGSGMAWDLRRAQPYECYDEFEFQIPVGKNGDCYDRYLVRMEEMRQSIHIMRQAIDKLRMPENQGDIQARGKITPPKRSEMKTSMEALIHHFKLYTEGFHVPEGEVYACVEAPKGEFGVYLVADGTNRPYRAKIRAPGYAHLQAMDYMAKGHQLADVAAILGSMDIVFGEVDR; from the coding sequence ATGGACGGCTCCAAGTTTGACGACGCGCAGACGCAGGAACAGCGGATTCGCAACTTCAACATCAATTTCGGCCCGCAGCATCCGGCGGCGCACGGCGTTTTGCGCCTCGTGCTGGAGCTGGACGGCGAGATCGTGGAGCGCTGCGATCCCCATATCGGCCTGCTGCATCGCGGCACCGAGAAATTGATGGAAAGCCGCACCTACCTGCAGAATCTGCCCTATTTCGACCGGCTCGACTATGTCGGCACGATGAACCAGGAACACGGCTGGTGTCTCGCCATCGAGAAGCTGACCGGTGTCGAGGTGCCGCGCCGCGCGCAGCTCATTCGCGTGCTGTTCTGCGAAGTGGGCCGCATCCTGAACCACCTTCTGAACGTGACCACGCAGGCGATGGACGTGGGCGCGCTGACGCCGCCGCTCTGGGGGTTCGAGGAGCGCGAGAAGCTGATGCAGTTCTACGAACGCGCGTCGGGCGCGCGTCTGCACGCGGCCTATTTCCGCCCCGGCGGTGTGCACCAGGACCTGCCGCCCGAATTGCTCGATGATATGGAGGCATGGTGCGACCCGTTCCTGTCCGTGCTCGACGATATCGACGGGCTTCTGACGGAAAACCGCATCTTCAAGCAGCGCAACGTCGATATCGGCGTGATCAGCGAGGAAGAGGCGCAGGATTGGGCCTTCTCGGGCGTTATGGTGCGCGGTTCCGGCATGGCATGGGACCTGCGCCGCGCGCAGCCCTATGAATGCTACGACGAGTTCGAGTTCCAGATTCCCGTGGGCAAGAACGGTGATTGCTACGACCGCTACCTCGTCCGCATGGAAGAGATGCGTCAGTCGATCCACATCATGCGTCAGGCCATCGACAAGCTGCGGATGCCCGAGAACCAGGGCGACATCCAGGCCCGCGGCAAGATCACCCCGCCGAAGCGGAGCGAGATGAAGACCTCGATGGAGGCGCTCATCCACCACTTCAAACTCTATACCGAGGGTTTCCACGTCCCCGAGGGCGAGGTTTACGCCTGTGTCGAGGCGCCCAAAGGTGAGTTCGGCGTCTATCTCGTGGCGGATGGCACCAACAGACCGTACCGCGCCAAGATCCGCGCGCCGGGCTATGCCCACCTGCAGGCGATGGATTATATGGCCAAGGGGCACCAGCTAGCGGATGTGGCGGCGATCCTCGGCTCGATGGATATCGTTTTCGGAGAGGTGGACCGATAG
- a CDS encoding NADH-quinone oxidoreductase subunit E encodes MLRRLHPDQPDSFAFTPENQAWAETQITKFPKGRQASAIIPLLWRAQEQEGWLTRPAIEHIAAMLDMAYMRAMEVATFYFMFQLQPVGSVAHIQVCGTTSCMICGAEDLIAVCKEKIAKKPFEPSADGKLSWEEVECLGACANAPMAQIGKDYYEDLTTERFAEILDELAAGKVPTPGPQQGRFASEPAMGLTSLKDLEGGNAHNASVDLAVTIGDTVKRIDGTEVSLEAPWHDFSQEKGDAEPGRGTVKAPEQPIDETGIDKREAPVSGNAHPETFAPAEAAEDAEEDLGEKPQTLDAPRGDAPDDLKRIKGVGPKLEKLLHGLGFFHFDQIANWTDKEVAWVDHHLEGFKGRVSRDNWVQQAKELTQS; translated from the coding sequence ATGCTGAGACGACTGCACCCCGACCAACCGGACAGCTTCGCCTTCACGCCTGAGAACCAGGCCTGGGCCGAGACGCAGATCACGAAGTTCCCCAAGGGGCGCCAGGCCTCGGCGATCATCCCGCTTCTGTGGCGGGCGCAGGAACAGGAAGGCTGGCTGACCCGCCCCGCGATCGAGCATATCGCGGCGATGCTCGACATGGCCTATATGCGCGCGATGGAAGTGGCGACCTTCTACTTCATGTTCCAGCTGCAGCCGGTGGGCTCGGTCGCGCATATCCAGGTCTGCGGCACGACATCCTGCATGATCTGCGGTGCGGAAGACCTGATCGCGGTCTGCAAGGAGAAGATCGCCAAGAAACCATTTGAGCCCTCCGCCGATGGCAAGCTCAGCTGGGAAGAGGTCGAGTGCCTCGGCGCCTGCGCCAACGCGCCCATGGCCCAGATCGGCAAGGATTATTACGAAGACCTGACGACCGAACGCTTCGCCGAAATCCTCGACGAGCTGGCCGCAGGCAAGGTGCCGACGCCCGGCCCGCAGCAGGGTCGTTTCGCGTCCGAGCCCGCCATGGGCCTGACATCGCTCAAGGATCTTGAGGGCGGCAATGCGCATAACGCCTCTGTCGATCTGGCCGTGACCATCGGCGACACGGTCAAGCGGATCGACGGCACCGAAGTGTCGCTTGAAGCGCCGTGGCACGATTTCAGCCAGGAAAAGGGTGATGCGGAACCGGGTCGCGGCACCGTGAAAGCGCCCGAGCAGCCCATCGACGAGACCGGCATCGACAAGCGCGAGGCGCCCGTCTCGGGCAACGCGCATCCCGAGACGTTCGCCCCTGCCGAGGCTGCCGAGGACGCGGAAGAGGATCTCGGCGAGAAGCCCCAGACGCTCGATGCGCCGCGCGGTGACGCGCCGGACGACCTCAAGCGGATCAAGGGCGTCGGCCCGAAGCTTGAAAAGCTGCTCCATGGCTTGGGCTTTTTCCACTTCGACCAGATCGCGAACTGGACCGACAAGGAAGTGGCCTGGGTCGATCATCACCTCGAAGGTTTCAAGGGCCGTGTGAGCCGCGACAACTGGGTTCAG